From Oenococcus sicerae, the proteins below share one genomic window:
- a CDS encoding YozE family protein, with amino-acid sequence MKSQGFYEWLMTQRKPEDADEVQEFANAAFFDSEFPKQSQDFNEISKYLEESGGYLMSMQVFDEAWRRFLTSEEGL; translated from the coding sequence ATGAAGAGTCAAGGTTTTTATGAATGGCTGATGACACAAAGAAAACCTGAAGATGCAGATGAAGTTCAAGAATTTGCAAATGCTGCTTTTTTTGATTCAGAGTTTCCTAAACAGTCACAGGACTTCAATGAAATTTCAAAATATTTAGAAGAAAGCGGCGGTTATTTAATGAGCATGCAAGTGTTCGATGAGGCTTGGCGACGTTTCTTAACTTCAGAGGAGGGGTTATGA